The nucleotide sequence TCTGGGACAAGATCATTGCAACCGGCAAAATGAAGGTCACCGAAGTCGATCGTCAACCTTTTGTTGACGCAACAAAACCTGTCTATGCCGAGTTTGCCGCCATGGTAGGACAGGCCAACATCGATGCCGTCCAGGCAATCAAATAGCCATACTACTCCACTCTTTCCGGGGTCCATTACAGGATCCCGGATCTTTACAGGAAAAACAATGGAAAAATTATTCTTTGCACTGCGAAAGTTTCTATATTTCGTATCCATAGCCGCAATTGCATTGATGCTGGTCATTATTTTCTTCCAGGTCATTTCCCGCTATATATTTGGTTATACCTTCGACTGGTCCGAAGAGCTGGCGAGATTCCTTTTTGTCTGGGTGGTATTTATCGGATCCGCGCTTATCATCGGCGACAAGGGGCATATGGCGGTCCAGCTTCTTCCCGACAAACTGTCCGGAACAAACGCCGGCTTTTTTCTGCAGCTGTTTATAAAGGCCGCCAGCCTTGTCTTTATCCTTCTACTGATTGCACAGGGCTCGAAGATGACCAGGACCATGATGTTCCAGACCGCCCCGGCCCTCAACCTGCCGATGGGAGTCGTATACGCAATCATTCCGATCAGCGGAATACTGATGCTGCTGTATCTGATCAGGGACTCCCTTACCCTCTTTGCAGAGCACAAGAAATCACTTGGAAAGGAGAATTAGTCCATGGAAGCTTTATTACTCGGATCATTTCTTGTTCTGACCTTTTTAGGCGTTCCGGTGGCCTTTTCTCTTGCACTGTCGGCGGCTGTAGTTCTTGTCGGATTTCTTGATCTGCCCCTGGTCCTGATCCCTCAGCAAATGTACGGAGGCATAGACTCATTCTCCTTTATGGCGGTTCCCTTTTTTATGCTCGCAGGGGCGTTCATGTCCGCAGGAGGAGTAACCAAACGCCTTGTCAATTTCGCCTCTGCCCTGGTTGGTTGGCTCACCGGCGGTCTGGCTCAGGTCGTAGCTGTAGCCGGCATGTTCTTCGCTGCCATTTCAGGTTCATCCGCAGCAA is from Marispirochaeta sp. and encodes:
- a CDS encoding TRAP transporter small permease, with translation MEKLFFALRKFLYFVSIAAIALMLVIIFFQVISRYIFGYTFDWSEELARFLFVWVVFIGSALIIGDKGHMAVQLLPDKLSGTNAGFFLQLFIKAASLVFILLLIAQGSKMTRTMMFQTAPALNLPMGVVYAIIPISGILMLLYLIRDSLTLFAEHKKSLGKEN